GTACAGCGTCGACACATCCACCTTCTGGGACTCCAAGTACACGCACGACTACGCCGACCGCCGATCCGTAGTGAGTACTCGTGTCATTGCTTTTGGtagatgatttttttccttatatTTCCCCCCTGTTGATTCATTTGCTTtgcctgaaaaaaaaaggagcggTCGCGCGACGGCAGCAGCTTCGCCGCCGACGACTGGGACGACCGGCCGCGGACGATAGAGGAGATCCAGGCCTTGCTGCAGACCAGGAAGGACGCCGCGCTCAAGCGCGAGAGGGCGCTCTCCTACGCCTTCTCGCACCAGGTAAATCTGTTTTTTTGAATGAAAAATATTCTTTCTTTAAGTTTTGCAAGACGAGATTTTTTGTCATCTTGCTGGAAGGTGTTCGCTGATTGTTCGTTGCTGCGATTtgaagctgtggcggaacccGGCGCCGGCTGCGGAGGAGATGGACGTGGACGGGCAGCCGCGGTGGGCGGAGCGTTGGATGGCGTCGCGCGCGTCCTTCGACACGAGCCGGAGCACcatccgcggcgccgccggcgcggcccccGGTCGCGCGTCCATGGACCACCGTGAGCCCGTGAAGACGCTGGAGATCGACACGGCGCGGCCCTTGTCCTACTCCACGCCGCGGCGGCAggcgccgtcgtcctcgccgaTGCACCGCGCCCACCACGGGCACGGGCACTCGCCGGTGACGCCGTCGCCGGGGAAGGCGCGGCCGCCGATCCAGGTGCGGTCAGCGAGCCCGCGCgtggaccgcggcggcggcggcgggggaagcTACACGCCGAGCCTGCACTCGCagcggcacgcggcggcgggggtgcccAACTACATGGCGGCGACGGAGTCGGCCAAGGCGCGGGTGCGGTCGCAGAGCGCGCCGCGGCAGCGGCCCGCGACGCCCGAGCGCGACCGGCTATCctccggaggaggcggcggcggaggcttcGGGTTCGGGTTCGGCGCGTCGGCGGGGGCAAAGAAGCGGCTGTCGTTCCCGGCGTTGCCGGcccagcaggcggcggcggtggaggcgtaCGCGCAGTCGCTGCGGAGCCCGAGCTTCAAGAGCGCGGCGGGGCGGTTCTCGTCGGAGCAGCGGTCGACCGTGTCGTCGTCGTGCGCGGAGAGCCTCGGCGGGGACGTGGTGGTGTCGCCGTCGTCCACCACCGACCTCCGCCGCTGGCTCCGGTGaactcgccggcggcgatgcaGCCGCCTCGCCCGTTGTAATCCCTCCTTGCCCTGTCAGACACTGAGACACGACCACGTGCTCCTGtatctctctctccctcggTGTAATCCATGGCAGCTTTTTTTGAGCAAGCGAGCGAGGCGAGGGAGTGTGCCACTGTCAGAGTGTGAGGTGTGGTGGGCCCAAGCGTCAGGAGCACGCGCGCTTGCAGAGGGAGGCAGGGGCAGGCAGGCTGGACTGGAACTGGAAAGCGTAGCAGGTGGTTAGCGCGCGGTGGGAGGGGAGTTTGGGAATCGTTTGGGAAGGCGGGAAAGGCAGGCGAATCCTTTTGCATTTGCGAGCGTTGGCGCCTTTTGTTGGCTTTCGCCGTCTCCTAGGCCGGTCGTCAGTGTCTCAGTCTTGAGGCTCTGAGCATAGGCGCCGTACCGGTACCGCTCGCCTCCCTCCACCCAATCCGGCTCTCCAGCAGGCAGCAGAACCGATGCTAGGCAACAGCTGCAACGTGAGgcctttttttgttttgccaaTCCGAGAGATGCCTCCTTGGGGCCTTGGGGGGAAATagtaaaaaaaagcaaaacaaaaacaGCCAGGAGACTTGCCTTGATCTTGATTATGGTGTACAGTAGACCAGTAGTACAGGTAACACGAGGCCGGGTGCCTTTGTACGGGTACATCGAACGGTGCAACCAATACCAGACCCATCCATCCGATCCGTCCATCTTTACTCGAGGCGAGAGCAGGTGGTAGACGGTTGGAGGGAGACGGGCAGCGCTCCGTGGTGCTACGGCCCGTACGTACTTGCAGCTCCATTATTAGGCTAGGCCGTACGATACGATACGCCGTAGCCTTGGATGGATGGAGCGGACACGGGACACGACATGTCTTCGCACCCGCACGGGACCGGGGGCGAGGAGCATGTGCGGCGCATgctggcgacgggcgacggcagCAGCGATGGGCCAATGGGCGCTCGGGGCCCCGCGCGGCGCGCGGATATTTTACCCGTTGCCATCTTTAGGCGTGGCGGGGAGCGCGAGCGCATCGGCCGGTTGGGGCGCAGCGCGCACATGGCCgtgccgacgccgacgccgatggGGTAGCTAGCAACGGCTACCATCCTTTTCAACGGCTACCTCTGCTCTGATCCTTCCATTCCGTCCGTCAGCCTAATGAGCTTTGAGCCTCAACTGTACAGTAGGCCTAGGCCAGTAcagatgcagatgcagatgcgAGTAGGCTGACGAATCTACGACTACGAGTAGATTGTGACACTGGTCTCCGTCTCTCCGCGACAAACGTCACCACATGCCCTCTATCCTGCTACACCCGTTGACCGAGGTCAGATGCTTGCAGTGTGGCTCCCAATCATAAGTTCATAGTTAGCCACTCTACTCCAGGCTGCATTATTTCAACAGGTCTAATTGCTCCCATTTATTTTCACCAGTGATTTGTTACTCATGTATGAGCTCCTAGTAGTTCTCAGCATgggaatgatgatgatgacccCGGATTAGAAATAATCTTGCAGCTAAAATGTCAGGACCGGATTGGCTACATAACTGAGAAACCATGATGCATTGCATGAAACAGAGCTAACCTCGGGCTCCACGCTAGGCATACCAAACCTACACAAAAGGAGAGAGGTACAGGATGGTACTTGTTTGTTTCGTGATGAAAAGGAAACCTGCAATCATTTATTTTTCGAATGCGTAGTAGCTAGCAAAATGTGGAACCTGATATCTCAGGTTGTAGGCACTGAACTTGGTGGTGGCTTTGAAAGCTCCGGCTGTGTACTAAGTGGGTGTTTAGATAtccatgctaaactttagcagctatcacatcggatgtttggatactaattagaagtattaaacatagtctaattacaaaactaattgtacagatggagtctaattcgcgagacgaatctattaagcctaattagtccatgatttgataatgttgtgctacagtaactatttgctaatgatggattaattagccttaatagattcgtctcgcgaattagactccatctgtgcaattagttttataattagctcatatttagtcctcctaattagcatccgaatatccgatgtgaccctgctaattTTAGTAGCTCGTATTCAAACATCCCCAAAAAATTTATGCTTACCAATATGATTAGCTCGGCAGCCTTGTGGGGCCTGTGGAAACTAAGGAATGATACGTGCTTTCAGAACTTCTCGTGGAAGAACATGGGGGAGCTGCTGGGAAGAATTGTCGGGCTGGTACAGAATTGGACAATTCTGTGCTCAGTAGACAACGAAACTTTGACGGCTACATCTCAATTTAAAGCTGTGTGCAAGCAAGCCAGAGAGACTAACCTGACATCACCGAAATGGGATGGTAAGCTACTTGACTTCCTAAATAAGAATGCATCTAATTTGGAAGCTGAATGTAATCCTTCCCGACATTCGACCTCCTAGAGTTCAACTCCCGCTCTCAACCCGTGAAGAATATGCGTCCAAATCTTCTTTCGTAACTCCCGAAATTTCTTCGTAGTGGCTCCGTTCCATGCCTCATTTCATAGAGAAGTCCAAAGTGGCTCTATTTCATTCTATTTCACTTCCTAGCACTTCCTATCATTTAATATCCATCCCTTTGGTCTTATTGACATAAGAGATATCATTTATAGTCTATCTCTTTCTATATATGGAAAGTCAAGAAATTCTCATCGAAACATCGTGAAATTGTGCATATACAAAActctaaagaaagaaaaaaaggagacccatgccatgattttaaaatcttttctACTTAGTAGTCCAAGTTTATCGATGAGGATAATTAATTTGGTCGTTGTGATCGGACTCTATTATGGATTTCTGACCACATTCTCCATAGGTCCCTCTTAGATCTTCTTTCTCCAATCTTGGGTTAGGGAAGGAGATATTCACGACTACTGGTGGTTTCATTATGGGGCAGCTCATGATCTTCATATTGATCTATTATCCACCTCTGCATCTATTCTTTCTTAGCTAAATGGGTGGAAGATCCATCCAATTTGGTTATATCATGGACTCGAAAAACGGATCTGAATGACTGAAATGCACGATCTTCATAGGTATCACTTTTCACGATACCTAAACCTAAAAGGTGGAATAGCCATTTTTGAACCATTTCCTATAAGAGAATGGTTTCCATTACTTTAAGAAATGGATTTTATATCAAACTATAGCTATTGCATTAAAGAAGAAACTAATAGAAGTCGGAATGGTAGTGAATAGAGAAAAAGATTCTTCTGAATTTCTTGTTCCTGAAAATATTCTATCTATCTCCTAGATGCCGTAGAGAATTGAGAATTTTTATGTCTTTCAATTCTCGTACTCGTAATTGGAATGTTACGGAATGAGATCTATCATTTTGCAATGAAAACAACATAAAAAACTCTGGACAATTTCAAAATCAGACCAAGCGTCTTTATACatatgaaaaaaattcattatTGGCCCACCATTGATTACAAGATTTAGCTTTTATGAATCGCTATTGGTTTGATACGAGTAATGGCAGCCGATTCAGTATGTTAACGATACTAATGTATCCACAATTCATTTAGAGTTACTTAATAGCCGATTTCTTATACTATATCTCTATCCCGTGAAATTCTCGAGCCGAAAGATGGATGCATATGTTGTGTTTCATTTTGCTAAATTATATCAATTGAATGGTACaaaattcttttattttagataGAAGAAATGTTTCTTCtatctaaaataaaagaatgtaCCCTTCTATGCAAATCCAATTTGCATCGATAAAAATAAATCCAAATTCCAGATTCCAACAGTAGATGAATAATTGCAAACTTTTGTGTGTACGAGATTAGAATAAATTCAAAATAACTgacataattttttatttttcctaatCATAAAATacatgaaaaagaaaggaggtataattttttttatttatggttaaagaagaaaaacaagaaaatagGGGTTCTGTTGAATTTCAAGTATTCAGTTTCACCAATAAGATACGAAGACTTGCTTCACATTTGGAATTAcacaaaaaaaagatttttcagCGGAAAGAGGTCTATGAAGACTTTTGGGAAAACATCAACAATTGATGGCTTATTTGGCAAAGAAAAATAGAGTACATTATAAGAAATTAATCAGTCAGTTGGATATTCGGGAGAAGTAATTGAATCGTTcgaatttttttcttattttattagTAGTCTTTATTTTATTAGTAGTCTTATAGTAGTCTTAGATTTTGCATTTTGATGAGCCTCGTTTTGAGGAATTCATGgaataatccattttcatgggaaaaaaataagaacaaGGATACATaacataaaaaaaagaatagataAGACGATATTCGCCCCCCCCATATTTAATTCCTTCTCCTATACAAAAACCAGCAAGACCTACTCCATTGGTAATTCCATCAATAACACCCTTATCAAAAAAATTCGTTAGTTCGGCTAATCTTCTTATACCCAAGATAAAGACCCTAGTATAGAAAACATCTATATAACCACAATTATATGACCAGCTGTATATCTTTTCTTTTACTTGATCCAAAAAGTCTTTTTTGGATTCCCTTTTAGAAGGGAATTTAGAAAATTCAAATTATGAAAAAAAGAATAAGTAGATCCATAGAAGATATATGCTATGAATAGACCAAGAATTGCTAAACTTATAGAAGAAATTGCATTAATGAGAAATTCATATGAATTTATGGAAGAATTAGAACTTTCCTAGAAAAAGTTTATTGAAGTAGTTAGCCACTTTGATTATATGGTTAACATAACTCCGATATTCCATTACCCTTTATTCCATTATCAAAATGGATTCCTATGGATCAATGAACAAAGTAAAATGAAGTAATATAAGAAGAGGAAATAGCATAGTATTTCCCGTTTCATGAAGATAGACAAAAGTGTTTTTAGCCCCAAAGGGAGTACTAAAGGATCCTATCTTATTTCTTGTATTACCAGGAATTTGGGGTATATTTCGTGAAAAAAAGAAACTCCACCCTTCATTATTAATAAAACAAAATCTCTATTGACTCCTTTGGATATGCCTTTTCCTCATAAGGATATTGAATACAATGAACCTTCTTTAGTACTACTGTAATTTTGAAAAGGAACACGCAAATACCCATCAAAAGTAAGTAAATATATCTGAAACATACAAAATGCAGTTAATCTTGCAGTAAAAGAggctattattaaaaaaaaaggtaaatacAACCAACTATTACTAAGGATTTCATCTTTGGACCAGAAGCAAGCAAGAGGTGGAATACCACGAACCATTGCGGGTAGAATGTATGGCCAACCATTGCGGGTAGAATGCTAGATGCCCGGGACCACGTTACTATaatttctttctcctccttcaTATTAACATTTTCAATTTTTGCCAATAAATGACGAGCTACAAAAGGATTTGGTTTTTTCTTGTCACAGCTGATTActcctttttttcattttaaagAGTGGCATCCTATGTCCACTATCTCGATTGAGGTATGGAGGTCAGAATAAATAGAATAATGATGaatggaaaaaagagaaaatcctTGAGCTGGATAAGGGGCGGATGTAgccaagtggatcaaggcagTGTATTGTGAATCCACCATGCGCAAGTTCAATTCCCGTTGTTCTCCCATCGCATTATTGCAAATTCCAAAAATGCAATTTTCCATATTCCTAGTTACGTATTTACTTACAGCGACGAAGAATAAAACTatcactatatttttttttccttttcctagtTCTTCTTCCAAAAGCAGGATAACCCCAAGGGGTTGTGGGTTTTTTTCTACCAATGGAGGCTTTCCCTTCACCGCCCCCATGGGGGTGGTCCAGAAGGTTCATAACTACCCCTCTTACTACGTGGCGTTTACCTAGCCAATACTTAGATCCAACTCTACCCAAACTTTTTTAGTTCACCCCAACATTACCCACTTGTCCGACTGTTGCTAAGCAGTTTTGGGATACCAAACGGACCTCCCCAGATGGTAATCTTAAAGTGGCCAATTTACCCTCTTTTGCAATTAGTTTCGCTACAACACCTGCTGCTCTAGCTAATTGCCTACCCCTTCCACGTGTGATTTCTATATTATGTATGGCTATGCCTAAGGGCATATCGGTTGAAGtagattcttcttttttctcaaaaaacGCCCTACCAAAATGTACAAGCTTCTTCCAAAGTATATGGCTTTCTAGATGTATATGACGATCTCTAGACAGATGGATCTTATATGAATCGTATGATGAAGTACCACATGAGTGTATAGAAAAGGAATCTAAGTCTGCCGAATCACTCATGTTATGATCTTCTACATCCTAGGTCTCCGCATTCCGTCATCTAGCTTATGTTCTTCATGTAGCATTCAGATCGAATGACTCTATGAAATTATGTTGATACTTCCACATATTATGGGTAACGTAGGAGACATCTCTATTTTCACCCGGAGGGTCTTAATTACCACTGCTTAGATTTCAAGGTCTTAATTACCACTGCTTAGATTTCAATTCACCTCTAACCATCAAATTAAATGTGAATAACACGTCCTCCTCTCTTTGAAACAAGGGGCGCTTCTGGTTCTGTGCGTGCTTCAAATAATTTTGTCTTCTCCATATTAACATATCTCTAGAGTCAATAATTTACTACTGAACAATTTTCTGTTGAGGTCTATCCCGTAGAGGTAGTCAAATTGGATCAGTGATCGATTTCTAGGTTTCGTCGTAAATCTAATTGGTTACTTCCAATTACGTAAATCAATAGTTCAGACCGCACTCAAAGATAGGGCATTTCCCATTGATATATGAGAAACAATAATATCTCCAATTGTAGCCCCCTCTGGGATAAAATATATCTCTTCTCACCATCCCATAGTGTACGAGACAAACGTATGCATTTCGATTCGTATTCTACGGTTACGATTCTACCAGATATGACTTTTTGATTCCATCGAAACGATCCAACTATTTACATTTACCCCCTAAATTGGATCATGATTATTTGCAGAAAGCCCCCTGAACGGACCCACAATTTGCAGCGACCACCCCTGGCCAGCGCAGGGGCACGGCGGCCGACGGGCTCCGTCCCGGCGGTGGTCGGAAACTCAACGCAGCTGCACATCCTGTCCGTGTACCGGAACCAGCTCACCGGCGACCACGGGCGGCACTCGGCCCCGAACGTGATCGAGGTGTCGGAGAACCAGCTGCcggggccgctgccgccgtacGCCGGCGCCAACGGCCACCTGCTGACGGGGCCGCTCATCCCGGCGGCGTACGCGGCGTGCTCGCCGCTGCTCCCGTTCCGGGTGAGCAACAAGCACCTGGACGGCGACGTCCCGCCCGGCGTCTTCGGCTTCTCGCACGCCCGGCCCTCGTGCCCGCGGCGGTGACCGGCGCCGCCAACCTCACGTTGCTGTTCGCGTCCAACAACCGGATGTCCGGCGAGCTCCCAGCGGAGATCGCCGCCGCGTCGGGGCTCGTGAAGATCGACAGCAACTTTCCATCCAGCCCAGCTGCTCCAAAGTGTTACTCTAGAAGTTTTCGGTATTGATCATTCGCTAATCCAAAATGGAGCATATAACAGATTTACAGTTGACGAACTGTGCTCCAAAATCCAAAATGTCATTATCACGGGTTGCCATCGATCGTGTAGCCATTCAAAATCTGCCTTTTTGTGTTTGCTTGATTCGATCTCGTCTTTCTAATCTAAACACAGGGACAGCGCACCACTGCAACAGCGTTTGGTCTTCTGATATGGTATTGGATGGCAGAAAaaacttcagagttcagataaGCCAAATGGGTTCAAGCATACAAGCTGAATCATAATTCTTGACCAATGCATTCCAAAAATGTGCAGCTGGAGATATCACAATTAGCTTGTTTCGGGTAAACGTTGATGAcgtttctttttctaaaaagaaGATTACTATGCACATAATCGGCTGTATCTTAACAGAAACTATAGCACCTGTAACATCCCTGGTTTTTAGCGAAGCAAATCAAGGTAACCAAGTGTTTAAGCAAACAAATCACACTACACTCAAATTTGCCACTCGTCAAATTTCAAATGTACCTTAACTTTCTAAGTGTTGAAAATGTCCTAAAAGGCACTAGTTTGGGGGTAGAAGTTAAAaaccaaattttatataagaacttaactcttggccaatatgaaagttgtagaaattttgaaaataaataacttttgttatttgagctTTTGCTGATTTCGAGTGGAAGactttcaaaatttgaatcaaagTTCAGCAAAATTGGGGGAAATTCAAACCAAGCCATATCCGGCGTTCTACTAAAGTTTGCACAGCTTTATCTCAAAAACtagccagattttgacacataggcttttgtaaaagttgtagagtaGAGTTTGGGCAACAAGTTTTGTATTTGAAGATTTTGAAGTTTCAATTAAAAATTTGAAGCAAAATCACCCCAAACACACTGCTCTCGCGCGCCACCGTGAACGCGCATGCACACGATACTGATCGTGCACGGCGCGTCGCGCCACATCACGACGACCCCTTGGCGCAGCACCGCCGGCCTATCCTTGCCAGCAATGGGATGGGACATTCCCCCGGTGTCACCCAACCATGTGCCGCCCAATCTCACCCCTCCCCACACCGCATCTCCCCTGACTAGTGGCCATCGCGCGCCCACGCGCCCCGGCCGAAGCCTGCCACCAGCCGTCGCCGCTCGGCCAATGACGCCGCTGAAGCGACCGCACGAGCACACCGCCTCCGCCACTTTGCGCGCGAGACAAAGGGGATGCACCACGCCAGGATCCCTCTTCGCCACTCACCGGCCGCGCGCCCACACCCCCTCGCTGCCACGACCAACCCCGAGCGCCTCTACTCTCCTCCGCCAGTCGTTGGCCGCCTCCGTGCTCCCCGGTGGGCCCAAGCTCATCCCGGCGCCCCCTAGCCCCTCCTCGCTCCCTCCAGCGCCTATAAAAACCACCCCTCGCCCCTCGACGTCACTGCCCCGCCATCCTTGCACTGAAGCTCTGCCGCCGCCCGTAGCGCCGCCTGTGGAGCCCTCCCCTCCAAGCACTCCCGCAGCCACCTAACCACCCAGAGCCAACCCCGACCGCCACTTTACCTTCACGACCCCGTAGCCGATCTtcttcgtcgccgccgccatcgtcacCGAAGAAGGAGTAGCTCCGCCGCgaacggccgccgccggccacccccagCCCACAACTTCCTCAGCCCGCCGCCGACCACCCCCAGCCCACAACTTCCTCAGCCCGCTGACCCTCAATGAGCTTCTCCTCACACACGTAGCCTCCCCTCACCcccacaccgccgccgctccatggAATCGCGCCAGACTGCCGTCGGCCGAGCCACAGACCCAATTGCTTGATCCCAAATCTTTCCAAGGTCTTAGATGCAAACTTAGGGTATCGTTGTAAGGTTTCAAAAGATCCAGGGGCTTACTCGCGAAACGTATATAACCTTTTCTGTTTTAAAATGGATTAAAAAGCTGAAACTTTAAAAAGGTGTAGAAAAATGTAggaaaatggtaaaaatgt
The genomic region above belongs to Setaria italica strain Yugu1 chromosome VI, Setaria_italica_v2.0, whole genome shotgun sequence and contains:
- the LOC101757087 gene encoding protein IQ-DOMAIN 1, with the protein product MGKKGASSWLTAVKRAFRSPSKDADSTSPARKASRLRDDAPAPAADADDDKGKRERRRWLFRRSSSPSPSPAPPPAPDHPHPHTRPHSQPGAAAPAVTDEQRHAIALAVATAATAEAAVATAQAAAEVVRLTRPGTNHGGGFVREHYAAVAIQTAFRGYLARRALRALRGLVKLQALVRGHNVRKQANMTLRCMQALVRVQARVRDQRMRLSQDSMSLSMSAAAAAAGAAPCGSSKSSYSVDTSTFWDSKYTHDYADRRSVERSRDGSSFAADDWDDRPRTIEEIQALLQTRKDAALKRERALSYAFSHQLWRNPAPAAEEMDVDGQPRWAERWMASRASFDTSRSTIRGAAGAAPGRASMDHREPVKTLEIDTARPLSYSTPRRQAPSSSPMHRAHHGHGHSPVTPSPGKARPPIQVRSASPRVDRGGGGGGSYTPSLHSQRHAAAGVPNYMAATESAKARVRSQSAPRQRPATPERDRLSSGGGGGGGFGFGFGASAGAKKRLSFPALPAQQAAAVEAYAQSLRSPSFKSAAGRFSSEQRSTVSSSCAESLGGDVVVSPSSTTDLRRWLR